Proteins encoded together in one Xenopus laevis strain J_2021 chromosome 6L, Xenopus_laevis_v10.1, whole genome shotgun sequence window:
- the polr1f.L gene encoding DNA-directed RNA polymerase I subunit RPA43: MAEAETAVGSSEPAPAAPEPPALPCLVLPSFSEACELVSCRYSCLVVETHRRHLALSPKFLRKKRSGIQEQLNTELLKYSERLNGVPVAYDNIKLVGELGDIYDDLGHIHINVEADFVIFKPDCGQTLVGIVNKVAPTHIGCLVHGCFNASIPKPPKMPIENWLRIGVKIDDEIEFEVFRLDSDAIGVFCIRGRLDESMEAKAYETSCEETAEQTDGGTSDKDADALENSNMESSIQTNGDVQDKSKKKHKKQKLRESLTQEAESTGDNSIVADPDLENPVELNVETPKKERKKKKHKNVLGQNSESDAEKGLDSTSFEESINTESPVILTETKPKKSKKKGKEILHSNDTASGFLNGVVENESFSESPALEPEEMTASGGVPDKFKKKHKRSNVEQNPNSNLVSCVSSEESLTEGLAVSQETPKAKKHKSKHQEHLLPGSSQSKHKTAKRQHEEDDQDILALEPKIKKKHKK; the protein is encoded by the exons ATGGCTGAAGCTGAGACTGCAGTGGGTTCCTCGGAACCTGCGCCCGCTGCGCCTGAGCCACCCGCTCTGCCTTGTCTTGTGCTCCCATCATTCTCTGAGGCCTGTGAGTTAGTGAGCTGCCGCTATTCGTGCCTTGTGGTTGAAACTCATAGGAGACATTTAGCTCTTTCTCCCAAATTCCTGCGGAAGAAGCGGAGTGGTATCCAGGAACAGCTCAATACTGAGTTGCTGAAGTACAGCGAGAG GCTGAACGGAGTTCCAGTTGCTTATGACAATATAAAGTTGGTGGGAGAGCTGGGTGATATCTATGATGATCTAGGACACATTCATATAAATGTTGAGGCAGACTTTGTCATCTTTAAGCCAGACTGTGGACAGACACTTGTG GGTATTGTCAACAAAGTTGCACCCACTCATATAGGCTGTTTGGTACATGGCTGCTTCAACGCTTCTATACCCAAGCCTCCCAAGATGCCCATTGAAAATTGGCTGCGTATTGGTGTTAAAATAGACGACGAGATAGAGTTTGAAGTATTCCGTTTAGATTCAGATGCCAttggtgtattttgtatacgTGGACGACTAGATGAGAG CATGGAGGCCAAAGCTTATGAAACCTCATGTGAAGAGACGGCTGAGCAGACTGATGGTGGAACATCTGATAAAGATGCAGATGCCCTTGAGAACTCAAATATGGAATCCAGCATCCAAACAAATGGTGATGTCCAGGACaaatcaaagaaaaaacacaagaaaCAGAAATTGCGAGAGTCGCTTACACAGGAAGCTGAGAGCACAGGTGATAATTCTATAGTTGCAGATCCAGATCTAGAAAATCCTGTAGAATTAAATGTAGAAACTCCGAAAAAAGAGCgcaagaaaaagaaacataagaATGTTCTTGGGCAGAATAGTGAATCTGATGCTGAGAAAGGTTTAGACAGCACAAGCTTTGAAGAAAGCATTAATACAGAATCGCCAGTTATTTTAACTGAGACCAAACCAAAAAAATCCAAGAAGAAGGGTAAGGAGATTCTTCATTCTAATGATACTGCCTCTGGTTTTCTCAATGGAGTAGttgaaaatgaaagtttttccGAAAGTCCTGCTCTTGAACCAGAAGAAATGACAGCAAGTGGAGGTGTCCCAGAcaagtttaagaaaaaacacaagcGCTCTAACGTGGAACAGAACCCCAACAGTAACCTTGTCAGTTGTGTCTCATCTGAAGAATCTCTCACCGAAGGTCTCGCTGTATCTCAGGAAACACCgaaggcaaaaaagcataagtcAAAACATCAAGAACATTTGCTGCCTGGGAGTTCCCAAAGCAagcacaaaacagcaaaaagacAGCATGAAGAAGATGATCAAGACATTTTGGCTTTAGAACCCAAGatcaaaaagaaacataaaaaatga